In one window of Zhihengliuella sp. ISTPL4 DNA:
- the mnhG gene encoding monovalent cation/H(+) antiporter subunit G: MNVFGLMIPDAVVDVAVLVLILLGAILCLSASVGLLHFRDVPTRLHAATKPQVLGLLLICVAIALSQRSIGGVLFGLVLVAPVVLMQFATAPLSAHMVGRQAYRNGTIEQRGLVVDELAESKQTPPAAG, from the coding sequence ATGAACGTGTTCGGTCTGATGATCCCGGACGCCGTCGTCGACGTGGCGGTCCTCGTCCTCATCCTCCTGGGGGCGATCCTCTGCCTCTCCGCCTCCGTGGGGCTCCTGCACTTCCGCGACGTGCCGACGCGACTGCACGCCGCGACGAAACCGCAGGTGCTCGGACTGCTGCTGATCTGCGTCGCGATCGCCCTCTCGCAGCGGTCGATCGGCGGCGTGCTGTTCGGTCTCGTGCTCGTCGCCCCGGTGGTGCTCATGCAGTTCGCGACCGCGCCCCTGTCCGCGCACATGGTCGGTCGCCAGGCCTACCGAAACGGCACGATCGAGCAGCGGGGTCTCGTCGTCGACGAGCTCGCCGAGTCGAAGCAGACCCCTCCCGCCGCCGGCTGA
- a CDS encoding monovalent cation/H+ antiporter complex subunit F — translation MNTLLLIILAVFGVAAILAVIRIVRGPSILDRAVAADVLLTEVMCVLGAEMAINGHTRNIPVLLIIAAVGVFGSIAVARFVARRDNTTP, via the coding sequence ATGAACACCCTGCTCCTCATCATCCTCGCCGTCTTCGGCGTGGCCGCGATCCTCGCCGTCATCCGCATCGTCCGCGGTCCGTCGATCCTCGACCGCGCCGTCGCCGCCGACGTGCTGCTGACCGAGGTCATGTGCGTGCTCGGCGCTGAGATGGCCATCAACGGCCACACCCGCAATATCCCCGTGCTCCTCATCATCGCGGCGGTCGGCGTGTTCGGGTCGATCGCGGTCGCCCGGTTCGTCGCGAGAAGGGACAACACGACACCATGA
- a CDS encoding Na+/H+ antiporter subunit E produces the protein MRPETKRIWRDIGMQLPFLAWLIVLWMLLWAQFTVLSFLTGLVVAIFVTRVFRLPTVELSGRINLWYGALFVVQFLFAILRGALSVTAQVFDFRRQPGTAIIAVPLRYADDLVMTHVAVVSSLIPGSLVVEAERDRGVLYLHVIGVRNKEDVEKQRQGVLGWEKRIVRALGNPTQYRALKADERAGRIDPATIGGAR, from the coding sequence ATGAGGCCCGAGACCAAGCGCATCTGGCGGGACATCGGCATGCAGCTGCCGTTCCTCGCCTGGCTGATCGTGCTGTGGATGCTGCTCTGGGCCCAGTTCACGGTGCTCTCCTTCCTCACGGGACTCGTGGTGGCGATCTTCGTGACCCGCGTGTTCCGCCTCCCCACGGTCGAGCTCTCCGGGCGCATCAACCTCTGGTACGGCGCGCTGTTCGTCGTGCAGTTCCTCTTCGCGATCCTCCGTGGCGCGCTCTCGGTGACCGCGCAGGTGTTCGACTTCCGCCGTCAGCCGGGGACCGCCATCATCGCGGTACCCCTCCGCTATGCCGACGACCTCGTGATGACGCACGTCGCCGTGGTCTCCTCCCTCATCCCGGGCTCGCTCGTCGTGGAGGCGGAGCGCGACCGCGGGGTCCTTTACCTGCATGTGATCGGCGTGCGCAACAAGGAGGACGTGGAGAAGCAGCGGCAGGGCGTCCTCGGCTGGGAGAAGCGCATCGTCCGGGCGCTCGGCAACCCGACCCAGTACCGGGCGCTCAAGGCCGACGAGCGCGCCGGCCGCATCGATCCCGCGACGATCGGCGGTGCCCGATGA